A window from Thermoanaerobaculia bacterium encodes these proteins:
- a CDS encoding OmpH family outer membrane protein, with protein MKFWAIVSMAGALALPAAAQTATPKIAVIDVQKLVVESAAGKEAQGRVKKIIDAKQVDSEKLQKELQSLQQRLTDQGPSMTDEKREQLNKDYQEKGIAYKRFQDDAQREVQEAQQRELSELEKRVLPVINQVGKEKGYTLIFNKYAPGMLVYADDSVDITEDVLRRFNTQVTAPPVKEPAKAPAAKPSAPPKAGAKTPPPPPGASH; from the coding sequence ATGAAGTTCTGGGCAATCGTCTCGATGGCGGGGGCACTGGCGCTTCCGGCCGCGGCGCAGACGGCGACGCCGAAGATCGCCGTCATCGACGTGCAGAAGCTCGTCGTCGAATCGGCCGCGGGCAAGGAGGCGCAGGGCCGCGTCAAGAAGATCATCGACGCCAAGCAGGTGGATTCCGAGAAGCTCCAGAAGGAGCTCCAGTCTCTCCAGCAGCGGCTCACGGATCAGGGCCCGTCGATGACCGACGAAAAGCGGGAGCAGCTCAACAAGGACTACCAGGAGAAGGGGATCGCCTACAAGCGTTTCCAGGACGACGCGCAGCGCGAGGTCCAGGAGGCGCAGCAGCGGGAGCTCTCGGAGCTCGAGAAGCGGGTTCTCCCCGTCATCAATCAGGTGGGGAAGGAAAAGGGCTACACGCTCATTTTCAACAAGTACGCGCCGGGGATGCTCGTTTACGCCGACGATTCGGTCGACATCACCGAGGACGTGCTGCGCCGCTTCAACACCCAGGTGACCGCGCCTCCGGTGAAGGAGCCCGCGAAAGCGCCCGCCGCGAAGCCGTCCGCGCCCCCGAAGGCGGGCGCGAAGACGCCGCCTCCGCCGCCGGGCGCCAGCCACTGA